Proteins from one uncultured Desulfuromonas sp. genomic window:
- a CDS encoding flavocytochrome c: MKTRFVTLLFAFALLSASSVQAVSQKSNNAPPTLAEAHAEMADCNGCHAENGKISDSETYENQQCITCHGGYAELANDSLEFDPHTSHLGNINCTSCHKGHDAPQFQCNNCHSFKHSQMPFDDVIKKQAWDKNWDQQAIQQAIAAGPVESTDVIVVGAGSAGFNAAISAKRAGANVILYEKAPYSGGNSMLAAGGFNAVGTPQQAKKGIEDRIDWFIEDAMKGGRYQNDEALVRIMAEQSADGIKWLESLGANMDDLKRSGGARVQRTHRPSGGASVGPHIIHVLRAAAKLEQVDLRLNSRVEKLVLNEDKSIAGVVVHGKHSGYNMIAADAVVLATGGYGMNKEMIAYYRPTFADMTSSNNITATGDGIRLAKDIGASMTDIDWVQAHPTIGKDSRILISETVRGVGAIMVNTDGQRFINELTTRDRASDAILKQKDQYAWLVFDKQLVEKKKMVRGYDHLGMLSKANTIEELAKITGMSALPQTVKAYNHYQKSGKDEDFGRDGMPLNITQPPFYAVRVAPGIHHTMGGVAISTESEVLNLQSWPMAGLYAAGEVTGGVHGYNRLGGNAIADTVVFGRRAGANAAKYALSK, from the coding sequence ATGAAAACACGCTTCGTAACCCTCTTATTTGCCTTTGCTCTGCTCAGTGCCAGCAGTGTCCAGGCCGTTTCCCAGAAGTCAAATAATGCTCCCCCGACCCTCGCCGAGGCACACGCCGAAATGGCCGACTGTAACGGTTGCCATGCCGAAAACGGCAAGATATCGGACAGCGAAACCTATGAAAACCAGCAATGCATAACCTGCCATGGCGGCTATGCAGAGTTGGCCAACGATTCTCTTGAATTTGACCCGCACACCTCGCATCTGGGCAACATCAATTGCACCAGCTGCCATAAGGGGCACGATGCGCCCCAGTTCCAGTGCAACAACTGCCACTCGTTCAAGCACAGCCAGATGCCGTTTGACGATGTGATCAAGAAACAGGCGTGGGATAAGAACTGGGATCAACAGGCCATTCAGCAAGCGATTGCCGCCGGTCCTGTTGAATCGACGGATGTGATCGTCGTGGGTGCTGGCAGCGCCGGTTTCAATGCCGCCATTTCGGCCAAGCGCGCCGGGGCCAACGTCATTCTGTACGAAAAAGCCCCCTACAGCGGTGGCAACTCGATGCTGGCAGCCGGTGGTTTCAATGCCGTCGGCACTCCGCAACAGGCTAAAAAAGGGATTGAAGACAGAATCGACTGGTTTATTGAAGACGCCATGAAGGGCGGGCGCTATCAAAACGATGAAGCCCTGGTTCGTATCATGGCTGAACAATCCGCTGATGGCATCAAATGGCTGGAGTCCCTGGGCGCCAACATGGATGACCTCAAACGTTCCGGTGGTGCCCGGGTTCAACGCACCCATCGCCCGTCTGGCGGTGCCAGTGTCGGTCCGCACATCATTCATGTGCTGCGTGCTGCCGCCAAGCTGGAGCAGGTTGATCTGCGCCTGAACTCACGGGTCGAAAAACTGGTCCTGAACGAGGACAAGAGCATCGCCGGTGTCGTGGTTCACGGAAAGCACAGCGGCTACAACATGATCGCCGCCGATGCTGTCGTGCTGGCGACCGGAGGCTACGGCATGAACAAAGAGATGATCGCCTACTACCGTCCGACCTTCGCCGACATGACCAGTTCCAACAACATCACCGCTACCGGTGACGGCATCCGCCTGGCCAAAGACATCGGTGCCAGCATGACCGATATCGACTGGGTTCAGGCCCACCCGACCATCGGCAAGGACAGCCGCATCCTGATCTCCGAAACCGTGCGTGGCGTCGGCGCCATCATGGTCAACACCGATGGTCAACGCTTCATCAACGAGTTGACCACTCGCGACCGGGCCTCGGATGCCATCCTCAAGCAAAAAGATCAGTACGCCTGGCTGGTGTTCGACAAGCAACTGGTGGAAAAGAAAAAGATGGTGCGAGGCTATGACCACCTCGGCATGCTGAGTAAAGCCAACACCATCGAGGAACTGGCCAAGATCACCGGCATGTCAGCTCTGCCGCAAACCGTTAAAGCCTACAACCACTACCAGAAAAGCGGTAAAGATGAGGACTTCGGCCGCGACGGAATGCCTCTCAACATCACCCAACCGCCCTTCTATGCCGTCCGCGTTGCCCCCGGCATCCACCACACCATGGGTGGCGTCGCCATCAGCACCGAATCGGAAGTGCTGAACCTGCAAAGCTGGCCGATGGCCGGGCTCTATGCCGCAGGTGAAGTCACCGGTGGCGTCCACGGCTACAACCGCCTGGGTGGTAACGCCATCGCCGACACCGTGGTGTTCGGTCGCCGCGCCGGTGCCAACGCGGCGAAATACGCTCTCAGCAAGTAG
- a CDS encoding OprD family outer membrane porin produces the protein MKKSYSHNVSHYFVLCVLMLSLPFTATAFDGITDQDQFSIKSRTIYFDRDYQKDSSDDSTLAEGIELNYQSGYIANFVSLGTSFYLVQNINSTGSAQNNILPEGSDDDGIDNHISKIGQLFADFQVTRNGHVKVGAQKVKTMLLRSSSTRAIPNTFRGITADYSFDQFKFYGYAFDEWSSRHDDSWDKFTTELGEEIDIVWGLGATYKKAGFKAELEYLVSQDYLAKLGIRAGYSWKLPSSKVQLSAGYFTAKDNGDLFKPGAEKDLDGNEDLDGSAYYVDLNWNVGMFTLGAAYTQVFDMWLEDNFAGDHGTNPFPTRAPIGPDFTNTEEKAWQARVGFDLSNFVPGLTTKVSYTRGTDAENSLTGKAGGTADEDYFAVDTRWKIPYLKGLSCRWYFADYDSDEKGKIGGVKGDETDHRVYLDYVVKF, from the coding sequence ATGAAAAAATCTTACAGCCACAACGTTTCACATTATTTCGTTTTATGTGTTCTGATGCTATCACTCCCGTTCACGGCAACAGCCTTTGACGGCATTACGGATCAGGACCAGTTTTCAATCAAGTCCCGCACCATTTACTTTGACCGCGACTACCAAAAAGATTCGTCAGATGATTCGACCCTGGCTGAAGGCATTGAGCTCAATTATCAATCGGGTTATATCGCCAACTTTGTCAGCCTTGGCACCTCTTTTTACCTGGTACAGAACATCAACTCCACCGGCAGTGCCCAAAATAACATCTTGCCTGAGGGCAGTGATGACGACGGCATTGACAATCATATTTCCAAAATCGGCCAACTGTTTGCCGACTTTCAAGTGACCCGCAATGGTCATGTAAAGGTAGGAGCCCAGAAGGTCAAAACCATGCTGCTCAGAAGTTCATCAACCCGTGCCATTCCCAACACCTTCCGCGGTATCACCGCAGACTACAGCTTCGATCAATTTAAATTTTACGGCTATGCCTTTGATGAGTGGAGCTCGCGCCATGATGACAGCTGGGATAAGTTCACCACCGAGTTGGGCGAAGAGATTGATATCGTCTGGGGCCTGGGCGCCACCTACAAAAAGGCGGGTTTTAAAGCAGAGCTTGAATATCTGGTATCACAAGACTACCTGGCCAAGCTCGGTATCCGCGCAGGCTACAGCTGGAAACTCCCCAGCAGCAAGGTGCAGCTTTCCGCCGGCTATTTCACGGCCAAGGACAATGGTGATCTGTTCAAGCCGGGAGCCGAAAAAGACCTGGATGGCAATGAGGATCTCGACGGATCGGCCTACTACGTCGATCTCAATTGGAACGTTGGGATGTTCACCCTCGGTGCCGCCTACACTCAGGTATTCGATATGTGGCTTGAGGACAACTTCGCCGGTGATCACGGCACCAATCCCTTCCCGACCCGTGCTCCCATCGGACCGGATTTCACGAACACCGAAGAGAAGGCCTGGCAGGCCCGGGTCGGATTTGACCTCAGCAATTTTGTCCCCGGCTTAACCACTAAAGTCAGTTACACCCGCGGTACGGATGCCGAAAACTCACTGACCGGCAAAGCGGGTGGTACAGCCGATGAAGACTACTTTGCGGTCGATACCCGGTGGAAAATCCCCTATCTCAAAGGTTTGAGCTGCCGCTGGTACTTCGCCGACTACGATTCGGATGAAAAGGGGAAAATCGGCGGCGTCAAAGGGGATGAAACCGACCATCGCGTCTACCTGGATTACGTTGTCAAATTCTAG
- a CDS encoding tripartite tricarboxylate transporter substrate binding protein has protein sequence MKVILRSLILFLALLCSSCNDSTTFEGSIGTGIDYPTRAIKIVIPFGRGGASDVFVRAFAPLFAKQLPVMVVPQNKKGAGGTLGMRHVASLAADGYTILEITPSHIIANILQRTDQTSLLRDFQPLALIQQDHFLVCAQNSAGSLSLKHLLATTDDRVITIAGISDKGLDEVTLKELARVTGKKLQFVPYKSGLDIRAALQAGEVDLCLGKFISTIKHIRSGALKPLLVLNDHRLTSVSELADVPCTVELGYPVTIKSWRGFAIRKEVPQHIRDYLVDQLRHTYNSEDYQRYATRNLAGYQHSFTSPEQFSLFLQQQFDYFSAIIQAPQ, from the coding sequence ATGAAAGTGATCCTTCGCAGCCTGATACTCTTCTTGGCGCTCCTCTGTAGCTCTTGTAACGACTCCACCACCTTCGAGGGCAGCATCGGAACCGGAATCGACTACCCTACCCGGGCGATCAAAATCGTCATCCCCTTTGGCAGAGGTGGCGCCAGCGACGTCTTTGTCAGGGCGTTTGCGCCGTTGTTTGCCAAGCAACTGCCGGTCATGGTCGTGCCACAAAACAAAAAAGGCGCCGGCGGGACCCTCGGAATGCGCCATGTCGCCAGTTTAGCCGCAGACGGCTATACCATTCTGGAAATCACCCCGTCACACATCATTGCCAATATCCTGCAGCGCACGGACCAAACCTCCTTGTTACGCGATTTTCAACCCTTGGCGCTCATCCAGCAAGACCACTTCCTGGTGTGCGCCCAAAACAGCGCTGGATCGCTGAGCCTGAAACATCTGTTGGCCACAACGGATGACCGGGTGATCACGATTGCCGGCATCAGCGACAAAGGACTCGATGAGGTCACCTTGAAAGAACTGGCCAGGGTCACCGGAAAAAAACTGCAATTTGTGCCGTACAAATCGGGCCTGGACATTCGCGCAGCCCTCCAGGCGGGGGAAGTCGATCTGTGCCTGGGGAAATTCATCTCAACCATAAAACATATCCGAAGTGGCGCGCTGAAACCGCTGCTGGTCCTCAACGACCATCGCCTGACCTCAGTCTCCGAGCTGGCCGATGTTCCATGCACGGTTGAACTCGGCTACCCGGTAACCATCAAATCCTGGCGCGGCTTTGCCATTCGCAAAGAGGTCCCACAACATATCCGTGATTATTTGGTCGACCAACTTCGTCACACCTACAATAGTGAGGACTATCAACGCTACGCCACCCGCAACCTGGCGGGCTACCAACACTCCTTCACCTCCCCCGAGCAGTTTTCGCTCTTTCTCCAGCAACAATTCGATTATTTCAGCGCAATTATCCAGGCGCCCCAGTGA
- a CDS encoding response regulator — MKPISVLIVEDDIRISKVHAKFLAAVEHYELIGVANSISDGKYMVDTLQPDLILLDLFFPEGNGIDLLYQLRREHSDVDVILITAAKDMDNLNAALKGGVFDYIIKPVFIDRFKEALQNYYSRTLKTRNQTTVDQDFIDELIKNNAAASPHLESKDVPKGIDPITLNDVLAAFDNCPDEGVSATEIGKATGLARTTARKYCEYLLSVGQLKIKLEYGTIGRPERKYIGSSSP, encoded by the coding sequence ATGAAACCGATTAGTGTTTTAATTGTCGAAGATGACATCCGCATCTCTAAAGTCCACGCCAAGTTTCTGGCCGCGGTTGAGCACTATGAATTGATCGGAGTGGCCAACTCGATCAGTGACGGCAAGTACATGGTGGACACCCTGCAACCGGATCTCATCCTGCTCGACCTGTTTTTCCCCGAAGGCAACGGCATAGATCTGCTCTATCAGTTGCGTCGCGAACATTCTGATGTCGATGTGATCCTGATCACGGCAGCGAAGGATATGGACAACCTGAATGCCGCATTAAAGGGCGGGGTGTTCGATTACATCATCAAGCCGGTTTTTATCGATCGCTTCAAAGAGGCGTTGCAAAACTACTACAGCCGCACCCTGAAAACACGCAATCAAACCACTGTTGACCAGGATTTTATCGATGAGCTGATCAAAAACAACGCGGCGGCCTCACCTCACCTCGAGTCCAAAGACGTTCCCAAAGGGATCGATCCGATCACCTTAAACGATGTGCTGGCCGCGTTTGACAATTGTCCTGATGAAGGGGTCAGTGCCACCGAGATCGGCAAGGCCACCGGGCTGGCCCGCACCACGGCAAGAAAATACTGTGAATACCTACTATCGGTCGGACAATTAAAGATCAAACTTGAATACGGCACCATCGGCCGACCAGAACGCAAATACATCGGTAGCTCCAGTCCATGA
- a CDS encoding sensor histidine kinase has protein sequence MMFDFIRIQTEKLAIQTAKNIAGLPAIHQFVAHEERHPELQHLLLKFSLNTDAAYIAIANKAGTLIAHSHGESSTKELINPYLHLSLERGSSYVYRYTQNSKRFISGNAPIVDSSENIIGLVSIGYPVDNAMVITRPYLENSIFHLFLFIIIGLGASIIIAKGVKSAIFGLEPGEIATLFQVRTAIIESIRAGVLATDNNGIITLANSNAENMLESKKEELTAQPIETLFSKRLIHRALHDGVCIYDAEKTVQGVVMICNIVPLTFQDTIQGVVVTFSKKDEIDLIANELSQATRYSEILRAQTHEYSNRLHAIAGMIQTQDYDGVLDFIANETIDHKIIVRTLTDTVDDQALRSLLIGKYMHAKELKIDFSIDPESSMNNIPPTISRHELITILGNLIENAFDATKRSANDAKVQLTMSDFGDLIFEVEDSGPGVAPEMAKTIFERGTTTKTESDHGVGLYLVHQALLSLNGSVSIEQSKLGGARFTVIIPKLDEDSHETD, from the coding sequence ATGATGTTTGATTTTATCCGTATCCAAACGGAGAAATTAGCGATACAGACGGCAAAAAACATTGCCGGGCTCCCCGCTATTCACCAATTTGTCGCCCATGAAGAGAGACACCCGGAGTTGCAACACCTGTTGTTGAAGTTTTCTCTCAATACGGACGCCGCCTACATTGCCATTGCCAACAAAGCGGGGACATTGATTGCCCATAGCCATGGTGAGTCATCCACAAAAGAGCTGATCAATCCCTATCTGCACCTGAGCCTTGAGAGGGGAAGTTCCTACGTTTACCGCTACACCCAAAACTCCAAGCGATTTATCAGCGGCAACGCGCCGATTGTTGATAGTTCTGAAAACATCATTGGCCTGGTGTCGATTGGTTATCCCGTCGACAACGCAATGGTCATCACCCGACCCTATTTAGAAAACAGCATCTTCCATCTCTTCCTCTTTATCATCATCGGCCTCGGAGCCTCGATCATCATCGCCAAAGGGGTCAAAAGTGCGATCTTCGGCCTTGAGCCGGGTGAAATTGCCACCCTATTCCAGGTGCGAACAGCCATTATCGAATCGATCCGGGCCGGCGTACTGGCCACCGACAACAATGGCATTATCACCCTGGCCAACAGTAATGCCGAAAACATGCTTGAGTCAAAGAAAGAAGAACTGACAGCCCAACCCATAGAAACATTGTTCTCAAAACGATTGATCCATCGGGCGCTGCACGATGGGGTTTGCATTTATGATGCAGAAAAAACCGTGCAAGGCGTCGTTATGATTTGCAACATTGTGCCATTGACGTTTCAGGACACCATTCAAGGCGTTGTCGTCACCTTCAGCAAAAAAGACGAAATTGACCTGATCGCCAATGAGCTCAGTCAAGCCACCCGTTATTCCGAAATTCTGCGCGCCCAGACCCACGAATATTCCAACCGGCTGCACGCCATCGCCGGCATGATTCAAACTCAAGACTATGATGGCGTGCTCGACTTTATCGCCAACGAGACCATCGACCACAAAATTATCGTCCGTACCTTGACCGATACAGTGGACGACCAAGCATTGCGCTCCTTGCTGATCGGCAAATACATGCATGCCAAAGAACTAAAGATCGACTTTTCCATCGACCCCGAAAGCAGCATGAACAACATTCCACCGACCATCAGTCGCCATGAATTGATTACCATCCTGGGGAACTTGATTGAGAATGCCTTTGACGCCACCAAGCGCTCAGCAAACGACGCAAAAGTTCAACTCACCATGTCGGATTTCGGCGATCTTATTTTCGAGGTCGAGGATTCCGGGCCGGGTGTTGCCCCGGAGATGGCAAAGACGATTTTTGAACGCGGTACAACCACAAAAACTGAGTCTGACCACGGAGTTGGGTTATACTTGGTTCATCAGGCCCTGCTGAGCCTCAATGGTTCCGTGAGTATTGAGCAGAGCAAACTGGGCGGAGCGCGCTTTACCGTGATCATCCCAAAACTTGACGAGGACAGCCATGAAACCGATTAG
- a CDS encoding IS110 family transposase codes for MFIGLDVHKKSIEIAIAEDGRTGEVRRYGEIAGDLSALDKVVRKLISKGAELHFVYEAGPCGYEIYRHLTAQGFDCQVVAPSKIPRKSGERIKNDRRDAQMLARLHRAGELSGVFVPAAEDEAMRDLTRSREDAKITQKKAKQRILAFLLRHGFRYNGRTPWSQAHMRWIAEIKMPHPAQQIALQEYVDTLTESTCRVKRLTDQIQQLLPQWRMFEVTKAYQSLRGVSLIVAATTVAEIGDLTRFDSPVELMSYLGLVPSEHSSGEKTKRGAITKTGNGHVRRVLVEAAWAYRLPARISRVLHKRQEGLSQEICAISWKAQLRLCARYKYMLERGKCKQVIVTAIARELCAFMWAIAHEVDIPEVV; via the coding sequence ATGTTTATCGGATTGGACGTCCATAAAAAATCTATTGAGATAGCCATTGCCGAGGACGGTCGCACTGGCGAAGTTCGCCGATACGGTGAAATTGCCGGTGACTTGTCTGCTCTGGACAAGGTGGTTAGGAAACTTATTTCAAAAGGAGCTGAACTGCACTTTGTCTACGAAGCCGGTCCTTGCGGCTATGAGATTTACCGCCACCTGACAGCTCAGGGATTCGATTGCCAGGTGGTGGCCCCCTCAAAGATTCCAAGGAAAAGCGGCGAGCGGATAAAAAATGACCGCCGGGATGCGCAGATGCTTGCCCGCCTGCATCGGGCCGGTGAACTGTCCGGCGTCTTTGTCCCTGCGGCGGAAGATGAAGCGATGCGGGATCTCACCCGCTCGAGAGAAGATGCCAAAATAACGCAGAAAAAAGCCAAGCAGCGCATTCTGGCTTTCCTGCTTCGGCATGGGTTCAGATACAACGGACGAACTCCTTGGAGTCAGGCCCATATGCGGTGGATCGCTGAGATTAAAATGCCCCATCCCGCTCAGCAAATCGCTCTTCAGGAATATGTCGACACATTAACTGAGAGCACGTGCCGGGTGAAACGCCTTACGGATCAGATTCAGCAACTTTTGCCGCAATGGCGTATGTTTGAGGTCACCAAGGCCTATCAGTCACTACGCGGTGTCTCTTTAATTGTTGCTGCGACCACAGTTGCGGAAATCGGCGACCTGACACGTTTTGATAGTCCCGTTGAACTGATGTCCTATCTTGGTCTGGTTCCATCGGAACACTCCAGTGGCGAGAAGACGAAACGAGGCGCCATCACCAAGACAGGTAATGGCCATGTGCGCCGGGTTCTTGTGGAAGCAGCCTGGGCTTACCGCCTTCCTGCCCGCATCAGTCGGGTGTTACATAAACGCCAAGAAGGTTTATCACAAGAGATTTGCGCTATTTCCTGGAAAGCCCAACTCCGGCTCTGTGCCCGCTACAAATACATGCTGGAACGGGGAAAATGCAAGCAGGTGATTGTAACGGCCATCGCCCGGGAACTCTGTGCCTTCATGTGGGCCATCGCCCATGAGGTTGACATTCCGGAAGTGGTATAA